The proteins below come from a single bacterium genomic window:
- a CDS encoding GNAT family N-acetyltransferase, which produces MSLPDGLETARLMLRAPTMGDGPAIFERWARDPDVVRYLTWGPHDSVDTVYEFLRRCQTVRESGNGMAWVLTLTGNGSPVGMLDVRPGPHGIELGYVLGRAYWNHGYMTEAVQAVAAWLLDQPRIYRVWAVCDVDNRASARVLQKAGFRQEGVLRRWTVHPNAGAEPRDCLCYARVK; this is translated from the coding sequence GTGAGCCTTCCCGATGGCCTCGAGACTGCGCGCCTCATGCTGCGCGCGCCGACCATGGGCGATGGGCCGGCGATCTTCGAGCGGTGGGCGCGCGATCCGGACGTCGTCAGGTATCTGACGTGGGGCCCGCACGATTCCGTTGACACGGTGTACGAATTTCTCCGCCGCTGCCAGACGGTTCGCGAGTCGGGAAACGGCATGGCGTGGGTGCTGACGCTTACAGGCAACGGGTCGCCTGTTGGCATGCTCGATGTCCGTCCGGGACCGCACGGCATCGAACTTGGATACGTGCTCGGCCGAGCGTACTGGAATCACGGATACATGACCGAGGCTGTGCAGGCCGTTGCGGCGTGGCTCCTGGACCAGCCCCGGATCTACCGGGTCTGGGCAGTCTGCGACGTGGACAATCGGGCGAGCGCCCGGGTGCTTCAGAAGGCCGGATTCCGACAAGAAGGCGTCTTGCGCCGCTGGACGGTACACCCGAACGCCGGCGCCGAGCCCCGGGACTGCCTGTGCTACGCGCGCGTGAAGTGA